A genomic window from Anoplolepis gracilipes chromosome 6, ASM4749672v1, whole genome shotgun sequence includes:
- the LOC140667341 gene encoding methyltransferase-like protein 25B has product MAGPVFTCTCGVCSKIHVTIQQILNVLNIYGWLLDSYVVDFFQEQLWEKLPNSWRIVLQTTSPEEFGKWLANDISCKRVWPLSLLALRQITKDLQLNRDHQNDESILRCGRANKLECNSENFIVENKNGRTHDIYVTLKQHNNLFLKHVKIKKRHEVQQIAQICADCAQETNTRCIVDIGAGMGHLARSLAFKYGLHVTCIEQNTELSQQARKWDKELLVSLSKHFPDLPVNFPQHISIKLENTNSDQSKAIEDIQKIFSNDFNLSAKESEFGIVGLHPCGDLATTLLKLYTSQCETRFICIVGCCYMKLTLECPVGVLNGYPLSKYLSSFENCKLSYTALEVACHAIENYCDKLKSGDYKDLIVHAYRAALETILIKRDRQLRHIQVKNVKVTKSMTFKQYCTAATANFEAHFRPKDSDFQNSQIELYLNQWQNIVIFGALRTMLAPLVETLVSLDRFLYLSEHQLSPVLKPIFDARLSSRNFLLFSIKK; this is encoded by the exons ATGGCCGGCCCCGTATTTACGTGCACGTGTGGAGTCTGTTCGAAAATTCACGTGACAATCCAACAAATCCTCAatgtactaaatatatatggcTGGTTGTTAGACTCGTATGTCGTG GATTTCTTTCAGGAACAATTATGGGAAAAGCTGCCGAATAGCTGGAGAATCGTTCTGCAAACTACGTCACCTGAAGAATTCGGAAAATGGTTAGCTAACGACATCTCGTG CAAACGCGTATGGCCACTGTCATTGCTTGCGCTTCGACAGATAACAAAGGATTTACAACTAAACAGAGATCATCAAAATGACGAAAGCATCTTGCGATGCGGCAGAGCAAATAAACTCGAATGTAATTCGGAGAATTTTATCGTGGAAAATAAGAATGGAAGAACACACGATATATACGTCACTTTGAAGCAACATAATAATCTCTTTCTGAAACatgttaagataaaaaaacgaCACGAAGTACAACAGATAGCACAG atatgtgCAGATTGTGCGCAAGAAACCAATACAAGATGTATTGTCGATATTGGAGCAGGAATGGGTCATTTAGCTCGGTCCTTAGCATTTAAATATGGTTTACACGTAACATGCATTGAACAAAATACAGAATTGTCACAGCAAGCCAG GAAATgggataaagaattattagtaTCCTTATCTAAACATTTTCCTGACTTGCCAGTGAATTTTCCCCaacatatatcaattaaattggAAAATACAAATTCTGATCAATCAAAAGCAATTgaagatatacaaaaaatattttccaatgaTTTTAATCTAAGTGCGAAAGAATCTGAGTTTGGAATTGTAGGATTACATCCATGTGGAGACCTTGCAActacattattaaaactttatacatCTCAATGTGAAACAAGATTCATTTGTATTGTTGGGTGCtgttatatgaaattaacatTAGA atgtCCAGTGGGTGTATTAAATGGGTATCCATTAAGTAAATATCTGTCATCATTTGAAAATTGCAAGTTATCCTATACAGCATTAGAAGTAGCATGCCACGCTATTGAGAATTACTGTGATAAACTTAAATCTGGGGATTATAAGGATTTAATA GTGCATGCTTATAGAGCTGCTTTAGAAACCATTCTAATAAAACGGGACAGACAATTACGTCATATTCAAGTGAAAAATGTCAAGGTGACAAAATCTATGACATTTAAACA ATATTGCACAGCTGCAACTGCAAATTTCGAGGCGCATTTTCGACCTAAAGATTCGGATTTTCAGAATTCGCAAATAGAGCTTTATCTAAATCAGTGGcagaatattgtaatattcgGCGCATTACGTACAATGTTAGCGCCATTAGTGGAAACTCTAGTGTCATTGGACAGATTCCTATATTTATCAGAACATCAATTATCTCCAGTATTGAAACCTATCTTTGATGCAAGATTGTCTTCTCGaaactttttattgttttcaataaaaaaataa